In Gulosibacter molinativorax, a single window of DNA contains:
- a CDS encoding S1C family serine protease — MTADESRSGDRNPDMPPLPPLPSQYGIPARPSEGGNQSEDALPTQSFAQQPADASQHQGAYQSPSTGHYYGAPQGGYQGSQGPGQGPGHGSDQQYGYGQGGGQAGGSTRARKPRGAVAWAPVIITAAVVGLIAGGAGAYATNLAQPMIEGSSPSVVQAEAAEIDWTAVSDAVSNSVVSIQVASQDGAGQGSGVVWDDQGHVVTNHHVVESAANGGQIAVTIGNRAYPATLVGSDAATDLAVVKLDEIPEGLAAITRGDSTALEVGQDVMAVGNPLGLSGSVTTGIVSALDRPVSTGQIKNSLVVTNAIQTSAPLNPGNSGGALVDSTGALVGINSSIATIGGAEGASGSIGIGFAIPVNLVDNIAGQIIENGAVQHAYLGTSTTTGQAALSDGSAVLGAEVQEVVGDGPAEAAGIKKGDLIVAINDVSITSSEHLVGTVRALKVDETASFTVIRDGKEQTFEVTMGVSPDL; from the coding sequence ATGACCGCTGACGAATCTCGCTCGGGCGACCGGAATCCGGATATGCCACCACTCCCCCCGCTCCCGTCGCAGTACGGGATCCCCGCCCGCCCGTCCGAGGGCGGGAACCAGTCGGAGGATGCGCTGCCGACGCAGTCGTTCGCGCAGCAGCCAGCGGATGCGAGCCAGCACCAGGGCGCTTACCAGTCGCCGTCGACAGGCCATTACTACGGGGCGCCGCAAGGTGGTTACCAGGGTTCGCAGGGTCCAGGTCAGGGTCCAGGTCACGGGTCAGATCAGCAGTATGGCTACGGCCAGGGCGGCGGCCAGGCCGGCGGGTCGACTCGCGCCCGTAAGCCCCGCGGGGCCGTGGCCTGGGCCCCGGTGATCATCACCGCTGCGGTCGTCGGGCTCATTGCCGGCGGGGCGGGCGCGTATGCGACCAATCTTGCCCAGCCGATGATCGAGGGCTCTTCGCCCTCGGTCGTGCAGGCGGAGGCGGCGGAGATCGACTGGACCGCGGTGTCGGATGCGGTGTCCAACTCGGTCGTTTCGATTCAGGTTGCGAGCCAGGACGGTGCCGGGCAGGGCTCGGGTGTCGTGTGGGATGACCAGGGGCACGTCGTCACGAACCACCACGTCGTTGAGTCGGCGGCGAACGGCGGCCAGATCGCCGTCACGATCGGCAACCGGGCTTACCCGGCGACGCTCGTGGGCTCGGATGCGGCGACCGACCTCGCGGTCGTCAAGCTCGACGAGATACCCGAGGGCCTCGCCGCGATCACTCGGGGCGATTCCACGGCGCTCGAGGTTGGACAGGATGTGATGGCTGTCGGTAACCCGCTCGGCCTTTCCGGCTCGGTCACAACCGGCATCGTCTCGGCGCTTGACCGGCCGGTCTCGACGGGGCAGATCAAGAACAGCCTGGTCGTGACGAACGCGATTCAGACGTCGGCGCCGCTGAACCCCGGAAACTCGGGCGGTGCGCTCGTCGATTCGACCGGTGCCCTCGTTGGCATCAACTCTTCGATCGCGACGATCGGCGGCGCCGAGGGTGCCTCGGGCAGCATCGGCATCGGCTTTGCCATTCCGGTGAACCTCGTCGACAACATCGCCGGCCAGATCATCGAGAACGGTGCGGTGCAGCACGCGTATCTCGGCACATCCACCACCACGGGGCAGGCCGCACTTTCCGACGGCTCGGCGGTCCTCGGTGCCGAGGTGCAGGAAGTGGTTGGGGACGGCCCGGCCGAAGCCGCCGGCATCAAGAAGGGCGATCTGATCGTCGCAATCAACGACGTGTCAATCACGAGCTCCGAGCACCTGGTCGGCACAGTCCGAGCGCTCAAGGTGGACGAGACCGCGAGCTTCACCGTGATTCGCGACGGTAAGGAACAGACGTTTGAGGTCACGATGGGCGTCTCCCCCGATCTCTGA
- a CDS encoding cation diffusion facilitator family transporter, with protein sequence MSHDHSHHSANRTRLAIAFAITATILVAEVIGAVITGSLALLVDAGHMVVDAGGLLTALVAASLMLRPATERRTWGFRRAEVIAAAAQAAVLLVVGLYAVYEGIRRLFEPVEVQSTGLLIFGIVGLVGNVVAMLVLSGGRGSSLNMRAAFLEVVTDALGSVAVIISAIVIATTGWVGIDAVVGLLIAALIIPRALKLLRESGGVLLEETPPNLDLADVRTHILEVPHVVDVHDLHASRISTDLPVLTAHVVLEDQCFHDGHATEILHDLQQCVATHFPVSVKHSTFQLEPVGMVDVEDACAPSHDHH encoded by the coding sequence ATGAGCCACGATCACTCCCACCATTCCGCGAATAGGACTCGCCTCGCGATCGCGTTCGCGATTACGGCGACGATTCTTGTCGCCGAGGTGATCGGCGCAGTTATAACCGGCTCGCTCGCCCTCCTCGTTGATGCCGGTCACATGGTCGTCGACGCCGGCGGGCTCCTCACCGCGCTCGTCGCGGCGTCGCTCATGCTGCGCCCCGCGACCGAGCGGCGTACCTGGGGGTTCCGCCGAGCCGAGGTGATCGCGGCGGCAGCGCAGGCAGCGGTCCTGCTAGTCGTCGGGCTGTACGCGGTCTACGAGGGCATCCGCCGCCTCTTTGAGCCGGTCGAAGTGCAGTCAACGGGGCTGCTCATTTTCGGCATCGTCGGTCTCGTCGGAAACGTTGTCGCGATGCTCGTCCTGTCCGGCGGCCGAGGCTCGTCGCTCAACATGCGCGCGGCGTTCCTCGAAGTGGTCACGGATGCGCTCGGCTCCGTCGCGGTGATCATCTCGGCGATCGTGATCGCCACCACCGGGTGGGTCGGGATCGACGCCGTCGTCGGTCTCCTCATCGCGGCCCTCATCATCCCCCGCGCGCTGAAGCTGCTGCGCGAATCCGGCGGGGTGCTGCTGGAGGAGACGCCACCGAATCTCGACCTCGCCGACGTGAGGACGCACATCCTCGAGGTGCCGCACGTGGTCGACGTGCACGACCTGCACGCATCCCGCATCTCGACCGACCTGCCGGTGCTCACGGCGCACGTCGTCCTCGAGGACCAGTGCTTCCACGATGGGCACGCGACCGAGATCCTGCACGACCTCCAGCAGTGCGTGGCGACCCACTTCCCCGTGTCGGTCAAGCACTCGACGTTCCAGCTCGAGCCGGTTGGCATGGTCGATGTTGAGGATGCGTGCGCTCCGTCCCACGATCACCACTAA
- a CDS encoding coenzyme F420-0:L-glutamate ligase produces the protein MQPNDGKTLESTVDGKTYQRIPIKTHVVMADDDLRKVVRQYAEPVVQDGDVLFVTEKIVAITQGRSMLLEEIEPRPLANFLAKYVTKTPHGIGLGMPETMEMALQECGTPRILFAAAAAAVTKPMGRKGDFYRIAGEKARAIDGPTDGTIPPYNKSVVLGPDKPMLVARDLKILLGNKVDVLIVDINDIGGNILGTTLDEGQNDHWVRVLKDNPLGQGHQSTPMGILRQV, from the coding sequence ATGCAGCCGAACGACGGCAAGACGCTCGAATCGACCGTGGACGGGAAGACGTACCAGCGCATCCCCATCAAGACTCACGTTGTGATGGCGGATGACGACCTGCGCAAGGTCGTCCGCCAGTACGCCGAGCCCGTAGTACAAGACGGCGACGTCCTGTTCGTCACCGAGAAGATTGTCGCGATCACCCAGGGCCGCTCGATGCTGCTCGAAGAGATCGAGCCGCGCCCGCTCGCGAACTTCCTCGCGAAGTACGTCACGAAGACGCCGCACGGCATTGGTCTCGGTATGCCGGAGACCATGGAGATGGCCCTGCAGGAATGCGGTACGCCGCGCATCCTCTTCGCCGCCGCAGCCGCAGCAGTGACGAAGCCCATGGGTCGCAAGGGCGACTTCTACCGCATCGCGGGCGAGAAGGCCCGTGCGATCGACGGTCCGACCGATGGCACGATCCCGCCGTACAACAAGTCGGTCGTGCTCGGGCCGGACAAGCCGATGCTCGTCGCCCGCGATCTCAAGATCCTCCTCGGCAACAAGGTGGATGTGCTCATCGTCGACATCAACGACATCGGGGGCAATATCCTCGGCACCACGCTCGATGAGGGACAGAACGACCACTGGGTGCGCGTCCTCAAGGACAACCCGCTCGGCCAGGGGCACCAGTCGACGCCGATGGGCATCCTGCGCCAGGTGTAG
- a CDS encoding RNA polymerase sigma factor, whose amino-acid sequence MATMKKGAAGSPAAESMTYTKSQLNAMKVADLREIATEAGLSTSGVRKPDLIAAIIANQDGGAPAAATKASAAKTPAKQSAAKGEDDVDAADEDDENIVIDLDEDHEVDEDDIEASEADEKLAEADEDDDLGKRDAKSEDPEEDVVKAESAVKAAGALVLKNTDDDDTPVYSAQITGATADPVKDYLKQIGKVPLLNAAEEVDLAMRIEAGLYAEDKLLRNPEMEPKLKREYKWIMRDGRRAKSHLLGANLRLVVSLAKRYTGRGMQFLDLIQEGNLGLIRAVEKFDYTKGFKFSTYATWWIRQAITRAMADQARTIRIPVHMVEVINKLARVQRQMLQDLGREPTPEELAHELDMTPEKVVEVQKYGREPISLHTPLGEDGDSEFGDLIEDTEAVVPADAVSFTMLQRQLESLLDSLSEREAGVIRMRFGLGDGMPKTLDQIGETFGVTRERIRQIESKTMAKLRHPSRSQSLRDYLE is encoded by the coding sequence ATGGCAACGATGAAGAAGGGTGCTGCCGGCTCGCCGGCAGCAGAATCAATGACCTACACGAAGTCCCAGCTGAACGCGATGAAGGTTGCAGACCTTCGCGAAATCGCGACTGAAGCCGGCCTCAGCACCTCCGGTGTGCGGAAGCCCGATCTCATTGCCGCGATCATCGCGAACCAGGATGGCGGAGCACCCGCCGCGGCCACGAAGGCTTCGGCGGCAAAGACGCCTGCCAAGCAGAGTGCCGCCAAGGGCGAGGATGACGTCGACGCAGCGGACGAGGACGACGAGAACATCGTCATCGACCTCGACGAGGACCACGAGGTCGACGAAGATGACATCGAGGCCTCTGAGGCCGACGAGAAGCTGGCCGAAGCAGACGAGGACGACGACCTCGGCAAGCGTGACGCGAAGTCGGAAGACCCCGAAGAGGATGTCGTCAAGGCCGAGTCAGCGGTGAAGGCCGCTGGTGCGCTCGTCCTGAAGAACACGGACGACGACGACACCCCGGTGTACTCCGCGCAGATTACGGGCGCCACCGCGGACCCGGTGAAGGACTATCTCAAGCAGATCGGTAAGGTGCCGCTCCTTAACGCAGCCGAGGAGGTCGACCTCGCGATGCGCATCGAGGCGGGCCTCTACGCCGAAGACAAGCTGCTGCGTAACCCGGAGATGGAGCCGAAGCTCAAGCGCGAGTACAAGTGGATCATGCGCGACGGTCGCCGCGCGAAGAGCCACCTGCTGGGCGCAAACCTCCGTCTCGTCGTGTCGCTCGCGAAGCGCTACACCGGCCGCGGGATGCAGTTCCTCGACCTGATTCAGGAGGGAAACCTCGGTCTCATCCGTGCGGTCGAGAAGTTTGACTACACCAAGGGCTTCAAGTTCTCGACCTACGCGACCTGGTGGATCCGCCAGGCGATCACCCGCGCAATGGCGGACCAGGCCCGCACCATCCGCATCCCCGTGCACATGGTTGAGGTCATCAACAAGCTCGCCCGCGTGCAGCGCCAGATGCTCCAGGATCTCGGCCGCGAACCGACTCCGGAAGAGCTCGCCCACGAGCTCGACATGACCCCGGAGAAGGTCGTCGAGGTGCAGAAGTACGGCCGCGAGCCGATTTCGCTGCACACCCCGCTCGGTGAAGACGGGGACTCGGAATTCGGTGACCTCATTGAGGACACCGAGGCGGTCGTTCCCGCCGACGCGGTCAGCTTCACGATGCTGCAGCGCCAGCTCGAGTCGCTCCTCGATTCGCTCTCGGAGCGCGAGGCCGGCGTCATCCGGATGCGCTTCGGCCTCGGTGACGGCATGCCGAAGACCCTCGACCAGATTGGTGAGACCTTTGGCGTTACGCGCGAGCGCATCCGCCAGATCGAGTCGAAGACGATGGCGAAGTTGCGACACCCGTCGCGTTCGCAATCGCTGCGCGACTACCTCGAGTAG
- a CDS encoding alanine racemase: protein MSESLANFSTASTGVQDSGGFRLLELTREAAVQLTAWRSGELPAVPTEWWDGRVRLSAELLTTKAVAAGAGVSYGHRYRTAEPTSLGLIGIGYGFGLPRCAGGAASVAVTVGEERVLVPIVGRVAMNAAVLDLGSIRPETGSLVEVIGPATSLTEWTRWTDMSAEALIAGLANLVETRILDIERLGARAPEAGLPEAGASAAGEPAAGSAGPIVEVDTDALAANIALMRERVAPSQLWAVVKADAYGHDLDIVIPVMLAGGIEGFAVADLATAARVRKLAPDARILAWMLGSGADFRAAIAAGVELGVTDLDVYRRVVDAAAELGQPTQIHLSIDTGLHRDGFLYSSFAEHIPQFASDTEARRIRVMGSFTHLAETTYESDSEQLARFADVIASLDAAGLVGEGFLRHAQASAASYTREDGRLDLVRIGAFLYGVAPGDGIGPQELGLRPVMTVTAPVVTTNLNLDGASATAIGIGSSHGVLEWAAGRTSLMLGGERRAILRVEANRTFVEAGDGDALGQRAVLVGNPGRADTPNAPVLQELQDAMDTIGEEITCRIDPALPRVSLP from the coding sequence ATGAGCGAATCCCTTGCCAATTTCAGTACCGCGTCGACGGGCGTGCAAGACTCTGGCGGCTTCCGACTTCTCGAACTCACCCGCGAAGCAGCAGTGCAGTTGACGGCCTGGCGCTCCGGGGAACTCCCGGCTGTACCCACGGAATGGTGGGATGGGCGGGTCAGGCTCAGCGCCGAGCTGCTGACGACCAAGGCCGTTGCCGCGGGCGCGGGCGTGTCGTACGGGCACCGGTATCGCACGGCTGAGCCGACGAGCCTCGGACTGATCGGCATCGGCTACGGCTTCGGTTTACCTCGCTGCGCCGGGGGAGCCGCGTCGGTTGCTGTGACGGTGGGCGAGGAGCGCGTGCTCGTTCCCATCGTGGGGCGCGTTGCAATGAACGCGGCGGTGCTTGACCTCGGTTCGATTCGACCTGAGACGGGGAGCCTCGTCGAGGTTATTGGCCCGGCGACTTCGCTTACTGAGTGGACCCGCTGGACCGACATGAGCGCCGAGGCCCTGATCGCCGGGCTCGCGAATCTCGTCGAGACGCGCATCCTCGATATCGAGAGGCTCGGGGCCCGGGCACCCGAGGCTGGGTTGCCTGAGGCTGGGGCATCTGCCGCCGGGGAGCCTGCCGCCGGTTCGGCCGGCCCGATTGTCGAGGTCGACACCGACGCGCTCGCCGCGAACATCGCGCTGATGCGCGAACGCGTCGCGCCCTCGCAGCTGTGGGCAGTGGTCAAGGCCGATGCCTACGGGCACGACCTCGACATCGTCATCCCCGTGATGCTTGCCGGCGGTATCGAGGGCTTCGCCGTCGCCGATCTCGCCACGGCCGCCCGCGTTCGGAAACTCGCGCCGGATGCCCGCATCCTTGCCTGGATGCTGGGTAGCGGCGCCGATTTCCGCGCCGCAATCGCCGCGGGTGTGGAGCTCGGCGTCACCGACTTGGACGTGTACCGGCGCGTCGTCGACGCGGCCGCCGAACTCGGTCAGCCAACGCAGATTCATCTGTCGATCGACACAGGACTCCACCGCGACGGCTTCCTGTACAGCTCGTTCGCCGAACACATCCCGCAGTTCGCGTCCGATACCGAGGCGCGGCGCATCCGCGTGATGGGCTCATTTACGCACCTCGCCGAGACGACCTACGAGTCGGATAGCGAGCAACTCGCACGGTTTGCCGATGTCATCGCAAGCCTCGACGCTGCGGGGCTCGTGGGGGAGGGCTTCCTGCGCCATGCCCAGGCATCGGCCGCGTCATACACGCGCGAGGATGGTCGGCTCGACCTCGTGCGCATCGGCGCGTTCCTCTACGGTGTCGCCCCGGGCGACGGGATCGGGCCGCAGGAGCTCGGGCTGCGGCCGGTCATGACGGTGACCGCGCCGGTCGTCACCACCAACCTCAACCTCGACGGCGCCTCGGCAACCGCGATCGGGATCGGCAGCAGCCACGGAGTGCTCGAGTGGGCCGCGGGCCGCACCTCACTGATGCTCGGCGGTGAGCGGCGCGCGATCCTGCGCGTGGAGGCGAACCGCACTTTCGTCGAGGCAGGCGATGGGGATGCGCTCGGCCAGCGCGCCGTCCTGGTCGGCAATCCGGGACGCGCCGACACCCCGAATGCCCCGGTGCTGCAGGAGCTCCAGGATGCGATGGACACGATCGGCGAGGAGATCACGTGCCGAATCGACCCGGCCCTCCCGCGGGTCTCGCTGCCGTAG
- a CDS encoding sugar-transfer associated ATP-grasp domain-containing protein, with protein sequence MSTTNWIGARLEFLTRRLRGFKPDNFIERVNAVSEQHNKPKPVIAFDMLWSAAFKDTAFQDYVDWDYAMLTKNERKTFMTHPLSNHLAVQFNQEGHREIFQDKIDFNRKFDKYLRRAWADIRELDDDQLRAFLEPFDAIIGKVPFSNSGHGVSRYEKSEWQDIAAFRKRLEEAGELLLEEQIQQHVDLAAVCPGTANTTRVTAFFDGKDVHIITMAQKFGRGQVSDQQTFGGFYTMLDLDGHALSRGYDSHDNVYETHPESGASIVDFQLPDVDKLKEMVDEVARVVPEVPYVGWDYVMGPDGPILVEGNWGVGVYENKPSVTGVRHGNRARFRRFMNF encoded by the coding sequence GTGTCAACTACGAACTGGATTGGAGCACGGCTCGAGTTCCTTACGCGCCGACTCCGCGGGTTCAAGCCGGACAACTTCATTGAGCGCGTTAACGCGGTCAGCGAGCAGCACAACAAGCCTAAGCCCGTGATTGCCTTCGACATGCTGTGGTCCGCCGCGTTCAAGGACACCGCGTTCCAGGACTACGTTGACTGGGACTACGCGATGCTCACGAAGAACGAGCGCAAGACGTTCATGACGCATCCCCTGTCGAACCACCTCGCGGTTCAGTTCAACCAGGAAGGTCACCGCGAGATCTTCCAAGACAAGATCGACTTCAACCGCAAGTTCGACAAGTACCTGCGCCGTGCCTGGGCCGATATCCGCGAGCTCGATGACGACCAGCTGCGCGCTTTCCTCGAGCCCTTCGACGCGATCATCGGGAAGGTGCCGTTCAGCAACTCGGGCCACGGCGTTTCGCGCTATGAAAAATCGGAGTGGCAGGACATCGCCGCCTTCCGCAAGCGGCTCGAAGAGGCCGGCGAGCTCCTCCTCGAAGAGCAGATTCAGCAGCACGTGGATCTCGCGGCAGTCTGCCCCGGTACGGCCAACACCACCCGCGTCACGGCGTTCTTCGATGGCAAGGACGTGCACATCATTACGATGGCGCAGAAGTTCGGTCGCGGTCAGGTCAGCGACCAGCAGACCTTCGGTGGCTTCTACACGATGCTCGATCTCGACGGCCACGCGCTCAGCCGCGGCTACGACTCGCACGACAACGTGTACGAGACGCACCCCGAGTCCGGCGCGTCGATCGTCGATTTCCAGCTACCCGACGTGGACAAGCTCAAGGAAATGGTCGACGAGGTAGCCCGCGTCGTTCCCGAGGTCCCCTACGTTGGCTGGGACTACGTCATGGGCCCGGATGGTCCGATCCTCGTCGAGGGGAACTGGGGCGTTGGCGTCTACGAGAACAAGCCCTCCGTTACGGGCGTGCGCCACGGCAACCGCGCACGATTCCGCCGTTTCATGAACTTCTAG
- a CDS encoding DNA gyrase/topoisomerase IV subunit B, translating into MTESYSATQLQVLEGLEAVRKRPGMYIGSTDSRGIMHCLWEIIDNSVDEALAGYGSRIDVILHADSSVEVRDQGRGIPTDVEPRTGWSGVQVVYTKLHAGGKFGSANYGAAGGLHGVGASVVNALSSRLDVEVDRGGKTHKMSFQRGHAGIFKDPVVGGEAQPSPDSPFTEEPGKAELHILGKTKRGVTGTRVRYWADPQIFVRDADFQVEQLRDRARQTAFLVPGLEIELQDLRDPEAPTTETFKYDGGISEYVEYLAPDGPLTDVWRIEGEGNYSETVPVLDPKSGHMVSTEVERTMQVDLALRWGIGYDTVQKSYVNIISTPKGGTHVAGFEAGMLRTIRDEVQKNARRLKVGNDKIEKDDVLAGLTAVVTVRIPEPQFEGQTKEVLGTPQARNIVQKTITDGLKERFNSTKRQDKTEASMLLEKVVTEMKSRIAARAHKETQRRKTALENSSLPAKLVDCRSNEVERSELFIVEGDSALGTAKPARNSEFQALFPIRGKILNVQKASLADMLKNAECANIIQVLGAGSGRTFDLSQIRYGKVIIMSDADVDGAHIRTLLLTLFFRYMRPMLEDGRVFAAVPPLHRVVVQNPGKKPNDTIYTYSENELQQLLSKLERSGKKYVEPIQRYKGLGEMDEDQLWDTTMNPEHRILRRMTMTDAAEAESVFEMLMGSEVAPRREFIVEGADHIDSQLIDT; encoded by the coding sequence TTGACGGAATCGTATTCGGCGACACAGCTGCAGGTCCTTGAAGGGCTCGAGGCGGTCCGCAAGCGTCCCGGCATGTACATCGGCTCGACCGATTCCCGGGGCATCATGCACTGCCTGTGGGAAATCATCGATAACTCGGTGGATGAGGCGCTCGCCGGGTACGGCAGCCGCATCGACGTGATCCTGCACGCGGATTCCTCCGTCGAGGTTCGCGACCAGGGCCGCGGTATTCCCACCGACGTCGAGCCCCGCACCGGCTGGAGCGGCGTGCAGGTCGTCTACACCAAGCTGCACGCCGGCGGTAAGTTCGGCTCGGCCAACTACGGCGCGGCAGGTGGTCTTCACGGCGTCGGCGCATCCGTCGTGAACGCGCTTTCTTCGCGACTCGACGTCGAGGTCGACCGTGGCGGCAAGACGCACAAGATGAGCTTCCAGCGGGGCCACGCCGGAATCTTCAAGGATCCGGTCGTCGGCGGCGAAGCGCAGCCATCACCCGACTCCCCGTTCACCGAGGAGCCAGGCAAGGCCGAGCTGCACATCCTCGGCAAGACGAAGCGCGGTGTGACCGGGACGCGGGTGCGTTACTGGGCCGACCCGCAGATCTTCGTGCGCGATGCCGACTTCCAGGTCGAGCAGCTGCGCGATCGGGCGCGCCAAACCGCGTTCCTGGTGCCAGGGCTCGAGATCGAGTTGCAAGACCTGCGCGATCCCGAGGCGCCGACCACCGAGACCTTCAAGTACGACGGCGGCATCTCCGAGTACGTCGAGTACCTCGCCCCGGATGGTCCGCTCACCGACGTGTGGCGCATCGAGGGGGAGGGGAACTACTCCGAGACGGTGCCGGTGCTCGACCCCAAGAGCGGCCACATGGTTTCCACCGAGGTCGAGCGCACGATGCAGGTCGATCTCGCGCTGCGCTGGGGGATCGGCTACGACACCGTGCAGAAGAGCTACGTCAACATCATCTCGACGCCGAAGGGCGGCACACACGTCGCCGGTTTCGAGGCGGGGATGCTCCGCACGATTCGCGACGAGGTGCAGAAGAACGCGCGCCGACTCAAGGTCGGCAACGACAAGATCGAGAAGGATGACGTGCTCGCGGGCCTGACCGCGGTCGTGACGGTGCGCATCCCCGAGCCGCAGTTCGAGGGGCAGACGAAGGAAGTCCTCGGCACGCCCCAGGCCCGCAACATCGTGCAGAAGACGATCACGGACGGGCTGAAGGAGCGCTTCAACTCGACGAAGCGGCAGGACAAGACCGAGGCGTCGATGCTCCTCGAGAAGGTCGTCACCGAGATGAAGAGCCGCATCGCGGCTCGTGCGCACAAGGAGACGCAGCGCCGAAAGACGGCGCTCGAGAACTCCTCGCTGCCGGCGAAGCTCGTCGACTGCCGGTCGAACGAGGTCGAGCGCTCGGAGCTGTTTATCGTCGAGGGTGACTCGGCGCTCGGTACGGCCAAGCCCGCCCGCAACTCCGAATTCCAGGCGCTCTTCCCGATTCGAGGAAAGATTCTCAATGTGCAGAAGGCGTCGCTCGCCGACATGCTGAAGAACGCCGAATGCGCGAACATCATCCAGGTGCTCGGCGCGGGCTCGGGGCGCACGTTCGATCTCTCGCAGATTCGCTACGGCAAGGTCATCATCATGTCGGATGCGGACGTCGACGGCGCGCACATCCGCACGCTGCTGCTGACGCTGTTCTTCCGGTACATGCGGCCAATGCTCGAGGATGGGCGCGTGTTCGCGGCCGTGCCCCCGCTGCACCGCGTCGTCGTGCAGAACCCCGGGAAGAAGCCCAACGACACGATCTACACGTACTCCGAGAACGAGCTGCAGCAGCTGCTGTCAAAGCTCGAGCGGTCGGGCAAGAAGTACGTCGAGCCGATCCAGCGTTACAAGGGTCTCGGCGAAATGGACGAGGACCAGCTGTGGGACACGACCATGAACCCCGAGCACCGCATCCTGCGCCGGATGACGATGACGGATGCGGCCGAGGCCGAGTCGGTCTTCGAGATGCTCATGGGCAGTGAGGTCGCGCCGCGCCGCGAGTTCATCGTCGAGGGCGCCGACCACATCGACTCGCAGCTCATCGACACGTAG
- a CDS encoding HAD family hydrolase, with protein MTVRHVFWDLGGTLVDSYPSIRKAFLSVLDGTGTRISESELQRMLNVSIQSTIDTLSTRFGIEAHRFDDAYSALKERWALGAAPLMPGAISVMTEVTRMRGLNLIVTNRDQRSADLLVRVTKLRVDDMICASDEMPRKPDPTMHRTLLERHNLDPQDCLGVGDRDIDTLAAQAAGMQAVQLATPGARVPVGVDTIGSLVDLHDYLRP; from the coding sequence ATGACAGTCCGACACGTGTTCTGGGACCTCGGCGGGACGCTCGTCGATTCTTATCCGTCGATCCGCAAGGCATTCCTTTCGGTACTGGATGGTACGGGGACCCGCATCTCCGAGTCGGAACTGCAGCGGATGCTCAACGTCTCGATCCAGAGCACCATCGACACGCTGTCGACCCGATTCGGCATCGAGGCGCACCGCTTCGACGACGCCTACTCCGCGCTCAAGGAGCGCTGGGCGCTCGGGGCTGCGCCGCTCATGCCCGGTGCCATTAGCGTCATGACCGAGGTCACCAGGATGCGGGGGCTGAATCTCATCGTGACGAATCGGGATCAGCGCAGCGCCGACCTGCTCGTGCGGGTGACGAAACTGCGCGTCGATGACATGATCTGCGCATCCGACGAGATGCCGCGAAAGCCCGACCCGACGATGCACCGCACGCTGCTCGAGCGGCACAATCTCGACCCGCAGGACTGTCTCGGTGTTGGGGACCGCGATATCGACACGCTCGCGGCGCAGGCCGCCGGGATGCAGGCCGTGCAGCTTGCGACACCGGGCGCGCGCGTGCCGGTGGGCGTCGACACGATCGGCTCGCTCGTCGACCTCCACGACTACCTCCGCCCCTAA